In the Colwellia sp. 20A7 genome, one interval contains:
- a CDS encoding polysaccharide deacetylase family protein produces MSLELIKRQIIKRGRLATTLWPLRSSGLYCFNFHRIGNAKNAQFDPCVYSCDADNFEKYLQFFQSNFRIIDLKELYSIVKIGEPIKERLALITFDDGYRDNYDVAYPILKRMAIPAIFFVTTSLIGSNVVPWWDEIAWHVRKLAGQTFKLNNWPDPITLPTTIDAEAIRRVLNRIKSFPAKIELQLQELRAFTDQEIPAELSNNLFVQWEHLKELEQNGISIGAHSHTHRILSSLNREDLIFELTESKRLLEDYLNKPIESLSYPVGGESTYNNSMFTLLDDIGYQVGFTFRRMVSCKMENNRYELGRISIDRAFDEPFLKELILTSPKR; encoded by the coding sequence ATGTCATTGGAACTAATTAAAAGACAAATCATAAAGCGTGGCAGGCTTGCCACTACACTCTGGCCTCTTCGCTCTAGTGGTTTGTATTGTTTTAATTTTCATCGTATTGGTAATGCAAAAAATGCACAGTTTGATCCTTGCGTTTATTCTTGTGATGCCGACAATTTTGAAAAGTATTTACAATTTTTTCAATCTAATTTTCGAATCATAGATCTGAAGGAATTATATTCCATTGTTAAAATAGGTGAACCGATTAAAGAAAGGCTCGCGTTAATTACCTTTGATGATGGCTATCGTGATAACTACGATGTTGCTTATCCCATATTAAAGAGGATGGCGATTCCTGCAATATTCTTTGTTACTACTAGTCTAATAGGCTCTAATGTAGTGCCTTGGTGGGATGAAATTGCATGGCATGTTCGAAAATTAGCAGGACAGACATTTAAGCTAAATAATTGGCCCGACCCAATTACACTGCCTACCACTATAGATGCAGAGGCCATTCGTCGAGTATTAAATAGAATAAAGTCTTTTCCGGCTAAAATAGAGCTACAATTACAAGAATTAAGAGCCTTTACAGATCAAGAAATCCCGGCTGAGTTATCTAATAATTTATTTGTTCAGTGGGAGCATTTAAAAGAGTTAGAACAAAATGGGATAAGCATTGGCGCTCACTCACACACACATCGTATTTTATCATCTTTGAATAGAGAAGATCTTATCTTTGAGTTAACCGAGTCTAAACGGTTATTAGAAGATTATTTAAATAAACCAATCGAAAGTTTATCGTACCCTGTAGGAGGCGAGTCGACCTACAATAATAGTATGTTTACACTATTAGATGATATTGGTTATCAAGTTGGATTTACTTTTCGCAGAATGGTTTCCTGTAAAATGGAAAATAACCGCTATGAATTGGGGAGAATTTCAATTGATAGAGCCTTTGATGAGCCGTTCTTAAAGGAACTTATCCTCACCTCACCTAAACGTTAA